A section of the Rhodospirillales bacterium genome encodes:
- the cysQ gene encoding 3'(2'),5'-bisphosphate nucleotidase CysQ produces the protein MDNPSGDTKLHEALIRAAQAAGERIMEDFGQKPEIIHKRDGSPVTASDDAAEALILGALGALSPLPVVAEEAMHARPAPEFPEGASFWLVDALDGTREFISGGQNFSVNIALIERGQPTFGVIHAPAHGITWHAARGAGAHRIENGHTQRVRMREADAHNLAILGGVQSSAAVVLEPIIGAHKIGNRAQMSSSIKFCLLAQGQADLYPRLGRTYEWDTAAGDIILRESGGAVIALTDHLPLAYGKRAAGFANPGFVAGTRKSLRL, from the coding sequence ATGGACAACCCGAGCGGGGATACAAAACTGCACGAAGCCCTGATCCGCGCCGCACAGGCGGCGGGAGAGCGGATCATGGAGGATTTCGGCCAAAAGCCGGAGATCATCCACAAGCGCGACGGCAGCCCGGTCACGGCAAGCGACGATGCCGCCGAGGCGCTGATTCTGGGCGCGCTTGGCGCGCTCAGCCCCCTGCCCGTCGTGGCGGAGGAGGCGATGCACGCCCGACCCGCGCCGGAATTCCCTGAAGGCGCCTCGTTCTGGCTGGTCGACGCGCTGGACGGGACGCGGGAATTCATCAGCGGCGGCCAGAATTTCAGCGTCAACATCGCGTTGATCGAACGCGGCCAGCCGACATTCGGCGTCATCCACGCCCCGGCGCACGGCATCACGTGGCATGCCGCGCGCGGCGCGGGGGCACACCGCATCGAAAACGGACACACGCAGCGCGTGCGGATGCGCGAGGCCGATGCGCACAACCTTGCCATACTGGGCGGGGTGCAATCGAGCGCGGCCGTGGTGCTGGAGCCGATTATCGGCGCGCATAAAATCGGTAACCGCGCGCAGATGAGTTCGTCGATCAAATTCTGCCTTCTGGCGCAGGGACAGGCGGATCTTTATCCCCGTCTTGGCCGGACTTACGAATGGGACACGGCGGCGGGGGACATCATCCTGCGCGAGTCGGGCGGCGCGGTGATCGCGCTTACCGACCATCTGCCGCTGGCTTACGGCAAGCGCGCGGCGGGGTTCGCCAATCCGGGTTTCGTCGCAGGGACGCGCAAATCCCTCAGGCTTTAA
- a CDS encoding acetoacetate--CoA ligase — translation MTYAADTSPLWSPSPATVAASRLEAFRKHAETAAGHTLPDYAALWNWSIRAPAAFWELAWDFMGVIGDKGPRVLDATPEMIGSRFFPDGKINYAENLLRRRDDADAIVYRAEDKAERRLSHRALYDRVSQLRQVLLDLGVGPGDRVAGFVSHMPEAVIGLLAASSIGAIWSSASPDFGVQGVVDRFGQIAPKVLIAVDGYWYNGKIIDCLPKLREIQPLIAGLEHTLIIPQIRDEPDLAGMPATRNFDAVCDAMIPGDIPFPRFAFNHPLVIMYSSGTTGAPKCIVHGAGGTLLQHMKEHQLQCDIKKDDRVFYFTTCGWMMWNWQVSALASGATLLTYDGSPFYPDGNVLWDYADAENMTLFGTAAKYIDAIKKADLRPKDTHKLATLRTLTSTGSPLVHESFDYIYDAIKTDLHLASISGGTDIVSCFVIGNNISPVWRGEIQGAGLGYAMDAFDDDGKPIPPGAGQGELVCTVPFPSMPVCFWNDADDKKYRAAYFERFPNIWCHGDWVERTVHGGWIIHGRSDATLKPGGVRIGTAEIYRQVEQVPEVLESIAIGQMWEGDQRIILFVRLRAGAALDDGLEKRIRETIKKGASPRHVPAKIIAVADIPRTKSGKITELAVRDVVHGRKVKNVEALANPEALDLYRDLPALKA, via the coding sequence ATGACTTACGCCGCCGACACATCCCCGCTCTGGTCCCCGTCCCCCGCCACTGTTGCGGCCTCCCGGCTTGAGGCATTCAGAAAACATGCCGAAACGGCTGCGGGCCACACGCTGCCCGATTACGCCGCGCTTTGGAACTGGTCTATCAGGGCGCCCGCCGCCTTCTGGGAGCTGGCCTGGGATTTCATGGGCGTGATCGGCGACAAAGGGCCGCGCGTTCTGGATGCGACGCCAGAGATGATCGGCTCGCGCTTTTTCCCGGATGGTAAAATCAACTACGCTGAAAACCTGCTCCGCCGCCGCGACGATGCCGACGCCATCGTCTACCGCGCCGAGGACAAGGCCGAACGCCGTCTTTCGCACCGCGCGCTGTACGATCGCGTATCACAACTGCGTCAGGTGTTGCTGGATCTGGGCGTGGGGCCGGGCGACCGTGTTGCGGGCTTCGTCAGCCACATGCCCGAGGCGGTGATCGGCCTGCTGGCGGCGTCCTCGATCGGCGCGATCTGGTCCTCCGCCTCGCCCGATTTCGGGGTGCAGGGCGTCGTCGACCGTTTCGGCCAGATCGCGCCCAAAGTGCTGATCGCCGTCGACGGCTACTGGTACAACGGCAAAATCATCGACTGCCTGCCCAAGTTGCGCGAAATCCAGCCGTTGATCGCGGGCCTGGAACACACGCTGATCATCCCGCAAATTAGGGATGAACCCGATCTGGCGGGCATGCCAGCGACGCGCAATTTCGACGCGGTTTGCGATGCGATGATTCCGGGCGATATTCCATTTCCGCGCTTTGCCTTCAACCATCCTTTGGTGATCATGTATTCGTCGGGAACCACCGGCGCGCCCAAATGCATCGTTCACGGCGCGGGCGGCACGTTGCTCCAGCACATGAAGGAACACCAGCTTCAGTGCGATATCAAAAAGGACGATCGCGTCTTTTATTTCACCACCTGCGGCTGGATGATGTGGAATTGGCAGGTTTCCGCGCTGGCGTCGGGCGCGACGCTGCTCACCTATGACGGCTCGCCTTTTTATCCCGACGGCAACGTCCTGTGGGATTACGCGGATGCCGAAAACATGACCCTGTTCGGCACCGCCGCCAAATATATCGACGCGATCAAAAAGGCGGATTTGCGCCCAAAAGATACGCATAAACTGGCAACCTTGCGTACGCTCACCTCCACGGGTTCGCCTCTGGTGCATGAAAGCTTCGATTACATTTACGATGCGATCAAAACCGACCTGCATCTTGCCTCCATCTCCGGTGGCACGGACATCGTGTCCTGCTTCGTCATCGGCAATAACATCTCTCCCGTCTGGCGCGGCGAGATCCAGGGCGCGGGACTGGGATACGCGATGGACGCGTTCGACGACGACGGCAAACCCATCCCGCCCGGCGCGGGGCAGGGGGAACTGGTCTGCACCGTGCCGTTTCCTTCAATGCCCGTCTGTTTCTGGAACGATGCGGACGACAAAAAATATCGCGCGGCATATTTCGAACGTTTTCCGAATATCTGGTGCCATGGCGATTGGGTCGAACGCACCGTGCATGGCGGCTGGATCATCCATGGACGCTCCGACGCGACGTTGAAACCCGGCGGCGTGCGCATCGGCACGGCCGAGATTTACCGTCAGGTCGAACAGGTGCCCGAAGTGTTGGAATCGATCGCCATCGGCCAGATGTGGGAAGGCGACCAGCGCATTATCCTGTTTGTCCGTCTGCGCGCGGGCGCGGCGCTGGACGATGGCTTGGAAAAACGCATCCGCGAGACGATCAAAAAAGGGGCCAGCCCCCGCCACGTCCCGGCGAAGATCATCGCGGTGGCCGATATTCCGCGCACCAAATCGGGCAAGATCACCGAACTGGCGGTGCGCGACGTCGTGCACGGGCGGAAGGTGAAGAATGTCGAGGCGCTGGCCAACCCCGAGGCGCTGGATCTTTACCGCGACCTGCCTGCGCTTAAAGCCTGA